A single window of Magnetococcus marinus MC-1 DNA harbors:
- the glyQ gene encoding glycine--tRNA ligase subunit alpha, producing the protein MTFQDLILSLQNYWANQGCVLHQPYDMEMGAGTFHPATFLRVLGPEPWNTAYVQPSRRPTDGRYGENPNRLQHYFQFQVILKPSPPNIQQLYLDSLTRIGIDARQHDIRFVEDDWESPTLGAWGLGWEVWLDGMEVTQFTYFQQVGGIDLKPVAGELTYGLERLCMYIQGVENVYQLDYNGKLSYGDVYQQNEVDYSTYNFTQADTQMLFTLFTTHEQEALRLVQEELPVPAYDHVIKSSHYFNLLDARGAISVTERARYIGRVRNLAKNVAEGYVLQREKLGFPLLKGQEG; encoded by the coding sequence GTGACTTTCCAGGACCTCATCCTCTCGCTACAAAACTATTGGGCCAACCAAGGCTGTGTATTGCATCAGCCCTACGACATGGAGATGGGGGCGGGCACTTTTCACCCAGCCACCTTTTTACGGGTGTTGGGGCCAGAGCCGTGGAATACCGCCTATGTGCAGCCTTCGCGGCGGCCCACCGATGGCCGTTATGGCGAGAACCCCAACCGTTTGCAACACTATTTCCAGTTTCAGGTGATTTTAAAGCCATCCCCGCCTAACATTCAGCAGCTCTATCTGGACTCGCTCACGCGCATTGGTATTGATGCCCGCCAACACGATATCCGCTTTGTTGAGGATGACTGGGAGAGCCCCACCTTAGGTGCCTGGGGGCTGGGCTGGGAGGTGTGGTTGGATGGTATGGAAGTGACCCAGTTCACCTATTTTCAACAGGTCGGTGGCATTGACCTGAAACCGGTGGCGGGGGAGTTGACCTACGGCTTAGAGCGGCTCTGCATGTATATTCAGGGGGTGGAGAATGTCTATCAACTGGACTATAACGGCAAGCTCAGTTATGGGGATGTCTACCAGCAAAACGAAGTAGATTACAGCACCTATAACTTTACCCAGGCCGATACGCAGATGCTGTTTACCCTGTTTACCACCCATGAGCAAGAAGCGCTGCGCTTGGTGCAGGAAGAGTTGCCGGTGCCAGCCTATGATCATGTCATTAAAAGCTCCCACTATTTTAACCTGTTGGATGCGCGGGGTGCCATTAGTGTGACGGAGCGGGCGCGTTATATTGGGCGGGTGCGCAATCTGGCTAAAAATGTGGCCGAGGGCTATGTGTTGCAGCGTGAGAAGCTTGGCTTCCCGCTTTTGAAGGGGCAGGAGGGCTGA
- the glyS gene encoding glycine--tRNA ligase subunit beta, with product MAEFMWEIGTEEIPARMLPGAITAMGELTRTALQEAGLGFAQVESQGTPRRLLVVVHGLHDKQADVQEERRGPALQAAFDSDGNPTKAAQGFARGCGVDVDQLSRVETPKGTYLSYTLKQAGKGASEVLPGIMQQVFKALPWPKTMRWSDGESRFVRPVQSVTALLNGQQVAVELAENVRYTDAVSGHRFMGKGAVVVQDYASYQQAMADGKVMLKSEDRMATIRAGVLAQAASVGGVVASDEGLVAENASLTEWPVALLGRFDERYLEIPPEVLTTSMRYHQKYFPVLDAQGGLKPHFVVIANMETEDQTVLVRGYQRVLKARLEDAAFFWAEDRKIRLTDRLPDLQAVVWQAKLGSLFQKSQRMAHLASAIAARVAPQQAALAEKAGLYSKCDLVTGMVGEFPELQGIMGGYYLPRERAQDEVVALAIREHYMPAGAGDALPQSLCGRIVSLADKLDTLVGCFGMGITPTGTKDPFGLRRAALGVIRLLLQEQGLRLPLRQLCEEAYRQYGEIGLEMGEAQTVQGVLAFFYGRLQAHLKAEGVDYDLIDAVQGLNLDDLWDAVSRVKALVAFKQDAAYEALVAANKRMANILSKVEDSALDLTLGVDEAVLKASAEQGLAAAVAAVEDRVKTHSSNGRYAEALGELAALRGVIDTFFDEVMVMDEDDAVRHNRLRLLATVLGLFRQVADVSCLVVAEK from the coding sequence ATGGCAGAGTTTATGTGGGAAATCGGCACCGAAGAGATCCCGGCCCGTATGTTACCGGGGGCCATTACCGCCATGGGCGAGTTGACCCGCACCGCCTTGCAAGAGGCTGGTTTGGGTTTTGCCCAAGTAGAGAGCCAAGGCACCCCCCGGCGGCTGCTGGTGGTGGTGCATGGTCTACACGACAAACAGGCTGATGTGCAGGAAGAGCGGCGTGGTCCCGCCCTACAAGCCGCCTTTGATAGCGACGGCAACCCCACCAAGGCGGCGCAGGGCTTTGCCCGGGGCTGTGGGGTGGATGTGGATCAACTAAGCCGGGTTGAGACCCCAAAGGGAACCTATCTGAGCTATACCCTCAAGCAAGCGGGCAAGGGGGCTAGCGAGGTGCTGCCGGGGATTATGCAGCAGGTGTTTAAAGCCTTGCCGTGGCCAAAAACCATGCGCTGGAGTGATGGTGAGAGCCGCTTTGTGCGCCCTGTGCAGAGTGTGACCGCCCTGTTAAACGGTCAACAGGTGGCGGTGGAGCTGGCCGAGAATGTGCGTTATACCGATGCCGTCAGCGGCCACCGTTTTATGGGCAAGGGTGCGGTGGTGGTGCAGGATTATGCCAGCTACCAGCAGGCCATGGCCGATGGCAAGGTGATGCTCAAGTCCGAAGATCGCATGGCGACCATCCGGGCGGGTGTGTTGGCCCAGGCGGCCAGTGTGGGTGGTGTGGTGGCAAGCGATGAGGGGCTGGTTGCAGAAAATGCCTCGTTGACCGAGTGGCCGGTGGCGCTGCTGGGGCGCTTTGATGAGCGCTATCTGGAGATTCCCCCCGAGGTGTTGACCACCTCCATGCGCTATCACCAAAAATATTTCCCGGTGTTGGATGCCCAGGGTGGCTTGAAACCCCATTTTGTGGTGATCGCCAACATGGAGACCGAGGATCAAACGGTGTTGGTGCGGGGCTATCAGCGGGTGCTCAAGGCGCGGCTTGAAGATGCAGCCTTTTTCTGGGCAGAAGATCGCAAGATACGGCTGACCGATCGCCTACCCGATCTCCAAGCGGTGGTGTGGCAGGCCAAGCTGGGTTCGCTGTTTCAAAAATCCCAACGCATGGCGCATCTAGCCAGCGCCATCGCCGCACGGGTGGCCCCGCAACAGGCGGCTTTGGCCGAGAAGGCGGGATTGTACAGTAAGTGCGATCTGGTGACGGGCATGGTGGGGGAGTTCCCTGAGTTGCAGGGCATTATGGGTGGCTACTATCTCCCCCGCGAGCGCGCGCAGGATGAGGTGGTGGCGTTGGCCATTCGTGAGCACTATATGCCTGCCGGGGCAGGGGATGCCTTACCCCAGAGCCTGTGCGGGCGCATCGTCTCGTTGGCGGACAAGCTGGATACCTTGGTAGGCTGTTTTGGCATGGGCATTACCCCCACCGGTACTAAAGATCCTTTTGGCCTACGGCGGGCGGCGTTGGGGGTGATTCGTCTGTTGCTGCAAGAGCAAGGCCTGCGGCTGCCGCTGCGTCAGCTCTGTGAAGAGGCTTACCGTCAATATGGTGAGATTGGCCTGGAGATGGGCGAAGCGCAGACGGTGCAGGGGGTGCTGGCGTTTTTCTATGGGCGTCTGCAAGCCCATTTAAAGGCGGAAGGGGTGGATTATGACCTTATTGATGCGGTGCAGGGGCTGAACCTGGATGATCTGTGGGATGCGGTTAGTCGGGTTAAGGCGCTGGTTGCTTTTAAGCAGGATGCCGCCTATGAAGCGTTGGTGGCGGCCAACAAGCGCATGGCCAATATCCTCTCTAAGGTTGAAGATAGTGCCCTGGATTTAACGCTGGGCGTAGATGAAGCGGTGCTCAAAGCCTCTGCGGAGCAGGGGTTGGCGGCGGCGGTGGCGGCGGTGGAAGATCGGGTTAAAACCCACAGCAGCAATGGGCGTTATGCCGAAGCGCTGGGGGAGTTGGCGGCGCTGCGCGGCGTGATTGACACCTTTTTTGATGAGGTGATGGTGATGGACGAAGATGACGCAGTGCGGCATAACCGGCTACGCCTGCTTGCCACGGTGTTGGGGCTGTTCCGGCAGGTGGCGGATGTCTCGTGCTTGGTGGTGGCTGAAAAATAG
- the recQ gene encoding DNA helicase RecQ gives MSPYATSSDPALTLLQEIFGYPEFRGFQREVIDLVTGGGDALVLMPTGGGKSLTFQIPAMLRQGIGVVVSPLIALMQDQVAALKQAGVRAACLNSTVEAPEATEIFRQIYQGELDLLYMAPERLLLPGTLAMLDQLPIALFAIDEAHCVSQWGHDFRPHYLGLSQLAERFPRVPRIALTATADERTRQEIIKRLNLQSARLFVASFDRPNIRYRVLPKENGKQQIKRFLEQEHKGDSGIIYCLSRKRTEEVAAWLNGEGFTAVPYHAGLPHEQRERNQQRFLLEDNLIICATIAFGMGIDKPDVRFVAHLDLPKSIESYYQETGRAGRDGLPANAFMVFGYEDVAKLHWFMDQSEAEPAFKEIERQKLDSLLAFCETTECRRKTLLNYFGEARETRCGNCDICLDPVKTWDGREAAQMALSCVFRTGQDYAMSYLSQILVGEADERIERNGHHRISTFGIGKKHAKNEWMDIYKQLIFKGYLRVVGEYRTLKLAQSCRPVLRGEVEVRLRTKSRKVKKVFKRRYETAFTTHNDQQLWDALVRWRRETASAQGVPPYIIFGNATLEAVVESRPRSRSQLHQLPGIGTHKMELYGEELLELVAEYAA, from the coding sequence ATGTCCCCTTACGCCACCAGCTCCGACCCCGCTTTGACGCTGCTGCAAGAGATCTTTGGTTATCCCGAATTTCGCGGTTTTCAGCGTGAGGTGATTGATCTGGTTACGGGGGGCGGTGATGCCCTGGTGCTTATGCCCACCGGGGGAGGAAAATCCCTTACCTTTCAGATCCCCGCCATGTTGCGCCAGGGCATTGGCGTGGTGGTTTCGCCGCTGATTGCTTTGATGCAGGATCAGGTGGCGGCGCTCAAACAGGCTGGGGTAAGGGCGGCCTGTCTCAACAGTACGGTGGAGGCCCCCGAGGCCACCGAGATTTTTCGGCAGATCTACCAGGGTGAATTGGATCTGCTCTATATGGCCCCCGAGCGGTTGTTATTGCCGGGCACCCTCGCCATGCTGGATCAACTGCCCATCGCGCTGTTTGCCATTGATGAAGCCCACTGTGTCTCCCAATGGGGGCACGATTTTCGTCCCCACTATTTAGGGCTCTCACAACTGGCAGAGCGCTTTCCCCGTGTGCCCCGCATTGCCCTGACCGCCACCGCCGATGAACGGACCCGCCAAGAGATTATCAAACGGCTCAATTTGCAAAGTGCGCGGCTGTTTGTGGCCAGTTTTGACCGCCCCAATATTCGTTACCGGGTACTGCCCAAAGAGAATGGCAAACAGCAGATTAAGCGTTTTTTAGAGCAGGAGCATAAGGGGGACAGTGGCATTATCTACTGCCTATCGCGCAAGCGCACCGAGGAGGTGGCGGCGTGGTTGAATGGGGAGGGTTTTACCGCCGTGCCCTACCATGCGGGCTTGCCCCATGAGCAGCGGGAGCGGAACCAGCAGCGCTTTTTGTTAGAAGATAATTTGATCATCTGCGCCACCATCGCCTTTGGTATGGGGATCGACAAGCCGGATGTGCGTTTTGTGGCACACTTGGACCTGCCCAAGAGCATTGAGTCCTACTATCAGGAGACGGGCCGGGCCGGGCGGGATGGCCTGCCCGCCAACGCCTTTATGGTGTTTGGTTATGAGGATGTGGCGAAGCTGCACTGGTTTATGGATCAGTCCGAGGCAGAACCCGCCTTCAAAGAGATTGAGCGGCAAAAGCTTGATAGTCTGCTGGCCTTTTGCGAGACCACGGAGTGCCGCCGTAAGACGCTGCTCAACTATTTTGGTGAGGCGCGGGAGACGCGCTGCGGCAACTGCGACATCTGCCTGGACCCGGTAAAAACCTGGGACGGCAGAGAGGCGGCGCAGATGGCGCTCTCGTGTGTGTTTCGCACCGGTCAAGATTACGCCATGAGCTATTTGAGTCAGATCTTGGTGGGGGAGGCAGACGAGCGCATTGAGCGTAATGGACACCACCGCATCAGTACCTTTGGTATTGGAAAAAAGCATGCCAAAAATGAGTGGATGGATATTTATAAGCAGCTTATTTTTAAAGGATATTTGCGAGTGGTTGGGGAGTATCGCACCCTAAAGCTGGCGCAGTCGTGTCGTCCGGTGTTGCGGGGTGAGGTGGAGGTGCGTTTGCGGACCAAGAGCCGTAAGGTTAAAAAGGTCTTCAAGCGCCGTTATGAGACCGCCTTTACCACCCATAACGACCAGCAGCTATGGGATGCCCTGGTACGGTGGCGGCGCGAGACAGCCAGTGCTCAGGGGGTTCCTCCCTATATTATTTTTGGCAATGCCACCCTGGAAGCGGTGGTGGAGAGCCGCCCCCGCAGTCGCAGCCAGTTACACCAACTACCGGGCATTGGCACCCATAAAATGGAGCTCTACGGCGAAGAGCTGCTGGAACTGGTGGCCGAATACGCCGCATAA
- a CDS encoding AIPR family protein — translation MLFDPGVPIALNPRLTSRIEEVRSLIRDGYVPNVRVVLCNNGKKWNAETQQRMDHAGFPENQVSWVHFNHENIVQVLRRKQSVDETLQLTGAAIVENYDFRRVLIGKVAVTQIAELFDRHGDLLLERNIRRYLGLSANRVNQAISHTVLAGDKQKDFYFFNNGITIICNGFKYNALQRESLQVRLENMHIINGGQTCKTLQQTLMTRPDLYENLRDVFVMVKIYELAQEDNAFVQEITYATNSQNPVDLRDLRSNDTAQKQLALGLDALGYSYKPQREEGVRGGAKNITSQQLAESVLAIWRRRPHQAKFLKKEHFGKLYSMIFHELNPAQALLAVLIFRFVEQAKRRTGRTGVSELLTIELPGWIAYGSYYIAMLMGEQLLKNQGKGLKEVNHLTLEQLVVDFNENRGSYYQSAVEEIHRALVFCYGDREVSLQQLSATFRRGDLLAMLKPLVSPL, via the coding sequence ATGCTCTTTGATCCTGGGGTGCCTATTGCCCTAAATCCGCGCCTAACCAGCCGTATTGAAGAGGTGCGCTCTTTGATCCGAGATGGCTATGTGCCCAATGTGCGGGTTGTGTTGTGCAACAATGGCAAAAAGTGGAATGCAGAGACCCAACAACGGATGGATCATGCGGGTTTCCCCGAAAACCAAGTTTCGTGGGTGCATTTCAATCATGAGAATATTGTTCAGGTGTTGCGCCGTAAACAGTCGGTGGATGAAACGCTGCAACTGACGGGCGCGGCGATTGTTGAAAATTATGATTTTCGCCGCGTGCTGATCGGCAAAGTAGCCGTTACCCAAATTGCTGAGTTGTTCGATCGACATGGCGACCTGCTCTTGGAACGAAATATTCGCCGCTACCTTGGACTGTCGGCCAATCGGGTCAATCAAGCCATTTCTCACACAGTGCTTGCAGGCGATAAACAGAAGGATTTCTATTTTTTTAATAATGGTATAACCATTATATGCAATGGGTTTAAGTATAATGCATTGCAGCGGGAGAGCCTTCAGGTTCGTTTAGAGAATATGCATATTATTAATGGTGGGCAAACCTGCAAGACATTACAACAAACCCTAATGACGCGGCCAGACCTATACGAAAATCTACGCGATGTTTTTGTTATGGTAAAAATTTATGAATTGGCTCAAGAGGATAATGCGTTTGTTCAAGAGATTACCTATGCGACCAACAGCCAAAACCCGGTTGATTTAAGAGATCTACGTTCCAATGATACCGCCCAAAAACAGTTAGCCTTGGGGTTGGACGCCTTGGGTTACAGCTATAAACCTCAGCGCGAAGAGGGGGTGCGTGGTGGAGCAAAAAATATTACCAGTCAGCAGTTGGCTGAGTCGGTACTGGCGATCTGGAGAAGGCGGCCACATCAGGCAAAATTTTTAAAAAAAGAACATTTCGGTAAACTCTATTCCATGATTTTTCATGAATTAAACCCTGCCCAGGCGCTCTTGGCGGTGCTCATATTTCGTTTTGTGGAACAGGCAAAACGGCGCACCGGGCGCACCGGTGTATCCGAGTTGTTGACCATAGAACTTCCTGGTTGGATTGCCTACGGCTCCTACTACATTGCGATGCTTATGGGCGAGCAGCTGTTGAAAAATCAAGGAAAGGGCTTAAAAGAGGTCAACCACCTCACGCTGGAGCAGCTGGTAGTCGATTTTAATGAAAACCGGGGGAGCTATTACCAAAGCGCTGTGGAGGAAATTCATAGGGCGTTGGTCTTCTGTTATGGGGATCGGGAGGTTTCATTGCAGCAACTTTCCGCCACGTTTAGACGCGGTGACCTGTTGGCTATGCTAAAACCCCTGGTCTCCCCTTTGTAA
- a CDS encoding NfeD family protein, which produces MTLFADIAPHWAWAIVGLVLIGLEMFVWSTFLLWMGLSAFVVGAIFYVAPDFPWAWSVVLYGVLSLVAIYLGRKLFKPAQADDPDALNERGQRMVGQSYVVAEAIVHGRGKVRVGDSLWLAQGADCPAGTVVTVTSVKSTTLMVTLAE; this is translated from the coding sequence ATGACACTGTTTGCTGATATTGCCCCCCATTGGGCGTGGGCGATTGTGGGGTTGGTGCTGATTGGGCTGGAGATGTTTGTCTGGAGCACTTTTTTGCTGTGGATGGGTCTTTCGGCTTTTGTAGTGGGGGCCATTTTTTACGTTGCTCCAGATTTTCCTTGGGCGTGGTCGGTGGTGCTCTATGGGGTTTTATCCCTGGTCGCCATCTATTTGGGGCGCAAACTGTTTAAGCCTGCCCAAGCGGATGACCCAGACGCCTTAAATGAGCGTGGTCAGCGCATGGTGGGGCAGAGCTATGTGGTGGCTGAAGCGATTGTGCATGGCCGTGGCAAGGTGCGGGTGGGGGATTCCCTCTGGCTGGCCCAGGGGGCGGATTGTCCAGCGGGTACGGTGGTCACGGTGACGTCGGTTAAAAGCACCACCCTTATGGTAACGTTAGCGGAGTAG
- a CDS encoding SPFH domain-containing protein has protein sequence MIGGFSLFSLVLLMVIVLLIFMGVKTVPQGYHYTVERFGKFTKILRPGLNFITPFLDAVTHKINMREQVLDIDAQSVISSDNAVVQADGVVFYQIVDAARSSYEISDLHLAMRNLCMTNIRSVLGAMSLDQMLSNRDEINSKLLGVIDQATDPWGVKVTRVEIKDLEPPMDLVEAMSMQMKAERTKRAQILEAEGYRQAAILQAEGEKQGAILKAEGDREAAFRQAEARERLAEAEANATRMVSDAVKDGNVQALNYFVATKYTDALQNMASAQNSKVIMMPLEASSILGSLAGISELARLTKGE, from the coding sequence ATGATTGGCGGATTTTCCCTTTTTAGTCTGGTTTTATTAATGGTCATTGTGCTGTTGATTTTCATGGGGGTAAAGACCGTGCCCCAAGGGTATCACTATACGGTGGAACGGTTTGGTAAGTTTACCAAAATTTTACGTCCGGGGCTTAATTTTATCACACCGTTTTTGGATGCCGTAACCCACAAGATCAACATGCGTGAGCAGGTGTTGGATATTGATGCACAGAGTGTCATCTCCAGCGACAATGCGGTGGTACAGGCTGATGGTGTGGTCTTTTATCAAATTGTGGATGCCGCCCGTTCCAGCTACGAGATCAGCGATCTCCACTTGGCCATGCGCAACCTTTGCATGACCAATATTCGTTCGGTGTTGGGGGCCATGTCTTTGGACCAGATGCTCTCGAACCGGGATGAGATCAACAGTAAACTGCTTGGGGTGATTGACCAAGCCACCGATCCCTGGGGGGTCAAAGTGACCCGTGTGGAGATTAAGGATCTTGAACCACCCATGGATTTGGTGGAGGCCATGAGTATGCAGATGAAGGCTGAACGGACCAAGCGTGCCCAGATTTTGGAGGCAGAAGGCTACCGTCAAGCGGCCATTTTGCAAGCAGAAGGGGAGAAACAGGGGGCGATTTTAAAAGCCGAGGGCGACCGCGAAGCAGCCTTTCGCCAAGCCGAGGCCCGTGAGCGCTTGGCCGAGGCCGAGGCCAACGCCACCCGCATGGTTTCGGATGCGGTAAAGGATGGCAATGTGCAGGCACTGAACTATTTTGTCGCCACCAAATATACCGATGCTTTGCAGAACATGGCCAGTGCGCAAAACAGCAAGGTCATTATGATGCCATTGGAGGCCTCTTCTATTCTGGGTTCTTTGGCGGGCATTAGCGAGTTGGCTCGACTTACCAAGGGAGAGTAA
- a CDS encoding gamma carbonic anhydrase family protein gives MPLYPFAGRWPSVDPSAFVHPDAVIIGDVAIGPESSIWPGVVIRGDVNHIRIGARTNIQDGSVLHVTRGKPDKPAGLPLILGDDITIGHRVTLHACTLKSGCMVGMGATVMDGVVIESGAMVAAGAMVTPGKQIATGELWMGSPAKLARPIRATEAQEITATTQNYIKLGQHYLQELAALNHG, from the coding sequence ATGCCCCTTTACCCCTTTGCGGGCCGCTGGCCCAGCGTTGACCCAAGCGCCTTTGTGCATCCCGATGCGGTGATTATTGGGGATGTGGCGATCGGCCCTGAGAGCTCGATCTGGCCGGGGGTTGTGATCCGTGGTGATGTCAACCACATTCGCATTGGTGCCCGCACCAATATTCAGGATGGCTCTGTTTTGCACGTGACCCGTGGCAAGCCCGACAAACCCGCCGGTTTGCCACTCATTTTAGGGGATGATATTACCATCGGCCACCGGGTCACGCTGCACGCCTGCACCCTGAAAAGCGGCTGCATGGTGGGCATGGGGGCCACGGTCATGGATGGGGTGGTGATTGAGAGCGGTGCCATGGTGGCAGCGGGGGCCATGGTCACGCCGGGCAAACAGATTGCCACCGGTGAGCTATGGATGGGGTCGCCGGCAAAACTGGCACGTCCCATACGGGCGACAGAGGCTCAGGAGATCACCGCCACCACCCAAAACTATATCAAACTGGGGCAGCACTACCTACAGGAGTTAGCCGCGCTGAACCACGGTTGA
- a CDS encoding SPOR domain-containing protein, translated as MQPNRRRFTFVWALLAMLLAGCSTTPTPPIAAQPEIAPPANRVVLNWYTRDEANLQRPAHVQVWLQEREPAGEDMFPWQASWQQAIEQHRAAEPLTVNDQVVQYRLTSLLNHDGTLLTMILRVSDSGKTVWVGNMPANLQQAPQTTQQALNWIQLFLSEQAHPITRFAWRDTPFIGEAHLEQAAFTPNGLDKGRPQSLEEEANRRLGKRPSTPSTAATGETVEPETAPIRTPAVEVKRRWAIQVESDRSPSQAESSRAALMAVGLPAYVTPTADGDWFLVRVGPFYDEGAAQQAYDTLQQDAFWQKRQLYPVVDGRTRFEYNRQALWQ; from the coding sequence ATGCAACCAAACCGCCGCCGTTTTACGTTCGTTTGGGCTCTGTTGGCCATGTTGTTGGCTGGCTGCTCCACCACCCCCACGCCACCCATTGCCGCGCAGCCGGAGATCGCCCCCCCCGCCAACCGGGTGGTGCTGAACTGGTACACCCGAGACGAGGCCAACCTGCAACGCCCGGCGCATGTCCAGGTATGGCTACAAGAGAGAGAGCCCGCTGGGGAGGATATGTTCCCCTGGCAAGCCTCGTGGCAGCAGGCCATCGAGCAACATCGCGCGGCGGAACCTCTTACGGTAAACGATCAAGTGGTCCAATATCGACTTACCAGCCTGCTTAATCATGATGGCACGCTGTTGACCATGATTTTAAGAGTCTCCGACAGTGGCAAAACGGTGTGGGTGGGCAATATGCCCGCCAACCTGCAACAGGCCCCACAAACCACCCAACAGGCGTTAAATTGGATCCAGCTATTCTTAAGTGAACAGGCCCACCCCATTACCCGCTTTGCTTGGCGCGACACCCCCTTTATAGGAGAAGCCCACCTGGAGCAGGCTGCGTTTACCCCCAATGGCCTGGATAAGGGTCGCCCACAATCTTTGGAAGAAGAGGCCAATCGACGCTTAGGCAAACGCCCCAGTACCCCAAGCACGGCGGCCACGGGGGAAACCGTTGAGCCAGAGACCGCGCCAATCCGCACCCCAGCTGTGGAAGTGAAGCGACGCTGGGCGATTCAGGTGGAATCTGACCGTAGCCCCAGCCAGGCAGAGAGCAGTCGGGCAGCATTAATGGCGGTGGGGTTGCCCGCCTATGTGACCCCCACCGCCGATGGGGATTGGTTTTTGGTGCGAGTTGGTCCTTTTTATGATGAAGGCGCAGCCCAGCAAGCCTATGATACCTTGCAACAGGATGCGTTTTGGCAAAAGCGTCAGCTCTATCCGGTTGTGGATGGTCGCACCCGCTTTGAGTATAATCGCCAAGCCCTTTGGCAGTAG